The following coding sequences lie in one Onychomys torridus chromosome X, mOncTor1.1, whole genome shotgun sequence genomic window:
- the LOC118573576 gene encoding LOW QUALITY PROTEIN: melanoma-associated antigen 10-like (The sequence of the model RefSeq protein was modified relative to this genomic sequence to represent the inferred CDS: deleted 3 bases in 2 codons): MPRPRKRRRCMVEEKEPEAQSETQDLISAPVSIEEVDSSSSSTCSSSFPSSFCSSSSYYAITSSTSEEGFAVSRTSSPSHSLLGTGSSCTAVISSPCSQLSADSETEESQGSSEALPCAASLSKDEIDVKVDELVKYLLFKYLMKEPVTKVERLNNIIRNYQDHFPVIFREASECMQLVFGIDMKEVEPAGHIYILVIALELTYDGMMTDIQGIPKTGLLIMVLSIIFMEGNCISEDMVWDVLNNIGLYAGNDHFIYREPRKLIIDDFVQEGYLEYRQVSGSHPPSYELLWGPGAYAETTKMKILMFLTSINGSDPRSYPVWYAEALRDEEERA, translated from the exons ATGCCTAGACCTCGAAAGCGTAGGCGATGTATGGTTGAGGAA AAAGAGCCTGAGGCCCAAAGTGAGACACAGGACCTAATCAGTGCTCCAGTTTCGATAGAGGAGGTAGATTCCTCATCCTCTTCTACTTGttcctcctctttcccatcttctttctgttcttcctcttcttacTATGCTATAACATCAAGCACCTCAGAGGAGGGATTTGCTGTTTCCAGGACATCAAGTCCTTCTCATAGTCTTCTAGGAACTGGCTCCTCCTGCACTGCCGTGATCTCATCTCCATGTAGCCAGTTAAGTGCAGACTCTGAAACTGAGGAGAGTCAAGGTTCCTCAGAGGCCCTACCATGTGCTGCTTCATTGTCTAAAGATGAGATAGATGTAAAAGTAGATGAGTTGGTGAAATATCTGCTCTTTAAGTATCTAATGAAGGAGCCAGTCACCAAGGTAGAA AGGCTGAATAATATCATTAGAAATTATCAGGACCACTTCCCTGTGATATTTAGAGAAGCCTCAGAATGCATGCAGTTAGTCTTTGGCATTGACATGAAGGAAGTAGAGCCTGCTGGACACATTTACATCCTTGTCATAGCCCTAGAGCTCACCTATGATGGGATGATGACTGATATCCAGGGCATACCCAAGACAGGCCTCCTGATAATGGTATTGAGCATAATATTTATGGAAGGCAATTGTATTAGTGAGGACATGGTATGGGATGTATTGAATAATATAGGCTTATATGCTGGGAATGATCACTTCATATATAGGGAACCCAGGAAGCTCATCATTGATGATTTTGTACAAGAAGGGTACCTGGAGTACAGGCAAGTGTCTGGCAGCCATCCTCCTTCCTATGAGCTCCTCTGGGGCCCAGGAGCCTATGCTGAAACCACCAAGATGAAAATCTTGATGTTTTTGACCAGCATCAATGGGAGTGATCCCAGATCATATCCAGTTTGGTATGCAGAGGCTTTAAGAGATGAGGAAGAGCGGGCCTAG